CAAGCTGGAATAATTGATGTGAATGTCAAAATTAAAGGTTTAAAAAATAAATTAACTTACGATGAATTTGAATATTCAATTAAAGGATTTAAAGGATTTTCTAAAGCAAAATAACAAATTGCAAAAGGCTTTTTAAGCCTATTTTTTGCATAAATTTATTATTTTTATTTAATTAATAAATTATAATATTTTTAATATGAAAAATATTGGGGTAGATTTAACTAAAATATCTCGCTTTGCTAACAAAGACATTAATTTCGCAAAGCGAATTTTATCTATTTCAGAATTAGCAATTTATAAAAAAGTACCAAAAGAAAGAAAACCTCTTTTTTTAGCTCGTTCATGAGCAATTAAAGAAGCAATTTTTAAAGCAAATAATGATTATGCTAAATTTACCGAAATTGATTTGTCTAAAGAAGATAAAAAATGAGTTTTTAAAAACTTTAGCATTTCAATTTCACATGATGATGACTTCATTGTTGCTTTTGTGGTTGAAAATGATTAATTTTAGGGAGGGGAAATGAAGTTAACAATAAAACCAATTTTCAAGAAAATTTTATTTGTATTTCCATGATTAAATAGACTTAGAAGGATTTTTTCTTTATCTAGAAAATATCGTAAAACACCTGAGAATGTGCCTGCACAATTAAGAAATGATTTTTTAAGCAAGCTTTCACGTAAAATTTTAGACATTTATAATGTTGATTTAGAAGTATTTGGCGCTGACAATCTTCCTAGTTCAGGTAATGTAATGCTTGTACCAAACCACAAATCAAACGCTGATTCATTAGCAATTATGGCAGCTTTATGAAAGGTGCAAGATGATCCAAATAAAGAAAGAAAAGTTCCAACTTTCTTAGCTAAAAAAGAGCTATTAGATTGAAGAATTCTTAGAAATGCACTTTCATTAAATGATGCTTTTGCTATTGATCGTAGTAACTTTAGAGAAAGTTTAGAAGTTCTTAAAGAGTTTTCAGCTTTTGTTAAGGAAAATAAAACTTATGGTGTTATTTTCCCTGAGGGGACAAGAGTTAAAGGTAAAGAACTTGGTAAATTTAATTCTGGAGCTTTCAAGGTAGCAAAAAATGATTATTACACAATTGTTCCAGTCGCAATTAACGGTAGCGAAACTGTATTTAATAAAGGTAGAAAAGGTCGTTTAAAAGTAGTAGTATCATTTTTAAATCCATTAAAACCAATTGCTTACATGACTCAAGATCCTAAAGCTGTTGCTGAAAGAGTAAGAAAATTAATTCAAGAGGAAATAGATAAAAATGAATAATACAGAAAATACACTTCAATTTGAGAAACTAGAAGAGTATAAATTTAAAATCGGTAAATTTGATGGTCCATTAGATTTATTGCTTTCACTTGTAAAGGATAAAAAAATAAACATTATGGACGTGGACATTGCTGAAATAGCAACCCAATATTTACAAATTATTAAACACCTTCAAGATAGCGAAATTAACTTAGCTGGAGATTATCTTTTAATGGCAGCTACCTTGATTCAATTAAAAGCTAAAATGATTCTTGAAGAACCGGAAGAAGTAGCTGAAGTTGAAGAAGAAAAACAGAACCTTATTCAACAACTTATTGAATATCAACAATTTAAAGAAATTAAGGAAGCTTTAAAAACTTTCCAAGATGCTCGCCAGGATATTTTTATTAAAAAACCAAGTAACATTGATGAATTTGTGGTGGATTCAAATGATGCACGACTTGATGGAAAATCAAACATTGTTAAACTTGTAAGCACACTTCGAAAAATGTTTGAAAGAGTGTATGCTCAAAAATTAAGAATGACTAAGCTAGAAACATTTAAGCTTACACCGGCAGATCAATTTGATTTTATTATGAACTTACTTAAACAGAAAGAAACCCTTTCTTTTGAAGAAGTTTTTACTTTACCTAGCTTAAATCACTTTGTGGTTACATTAATTGCTGTGCTTGATCTTTCAAGAAGACAAAAATTAATTATTGAGCAAGAAGAACAATTTGGGGAAATTGTTATCAAAAGGGGGCCTGAATATGAAAAATAAGATTTTAGAAGCTCTTTTATACATTCAAGGGGATGAAGGGTTAACATTAGAGCAAGTAAAAGAAATTTTTAACTTAAATACATTAAGCGAAGCTAAAAAAGTTTTAGTAGATTTTCATAAAGATTTTAACGAGCAAGATCGAGGGCTTAAAGTAGTTGCTTTTAATGAAGTGTATAAATTAGCAACTAGAGAAACAGTTAAAGATTTTGTTAGCAAAATGGTAAATGTTACAAAAAAACAAAGACTTTCAAATGCTGCTATTGAGGTGGCAGGAATTGTTGCTTACAAGCAACCAATTACTAGAGGCCAAATTGCAAAAATTAGAGGTGCAGCTTCTGATCAAGTTGTTAACACACTTTTAGTTAAAGGAGTTATTGAAGAAGTTGGGGTTTCACCAACACAAGGAAATCCTGTTCTTTATGGAGTTACTCCTAAATTTTATGACCACTTTAAATTAACAAACATGACTGATTTACCTAAAATGAGAGACTTCAACTATGTTGATGGAGTTGAAAACGAAGATCAAGACTTCAATTTATTTACAAGTCAAAGACAAGATTAAATTTCCTATTTTTTAATAGGATTTTTTATTATTTAAAGGAAATTTATGCAATTAGAAAAAATTACAGCTACTAAAAATGATCAAGGAAGAAGTTTATATAAACTTCTAAGTAAATATTTTGACAATGTTCCTAAAAGCAAATTAGAGCAACTTTTTAGAAAAAAAGATATCAAAGTTAATGGTAGAAGAAATCTTCCTAAAGACTACGTTGTTCAAGAAGGTGATCAAATTTGAGTTTATGGAATTAGCGATGTTTCTAAAGAAGAAGAAATTATCAAGGTAAATCACAATTTCACTATTTTACACGAGGATGCTAATATTTTAGTCATTGACAAAAAAGAAGGTATTAGCATCCATGATGGTGATAATTGCTTAGATAATCAAGTTCTTAGCTATTTAAAATACAAAAAAACTGATAGCTTTAAACCAAGCCACATAGGAAGGTTAGATAAAGAAACCAGCGGAATTATTGTGTACGGAAAAACTTATGAAGCTGTAGTGCAATTCAATAATGCAACTAATAACTTCACTAAGAAATATCTTTTTATAAGCGATTTTAATTATGATAAAAAAGAAGTGGTGCTTTATCAATATATTGATAAAGAAACTCAGAAGTTAAAATTTAGCACTAAAGAAAGAAAAAATTCAAAAATGGCACATACTATTTTAACTTATGATGGTAAAAGAAAAGAAGCAGAAATTCTTACTGGAAGAAAGCACCAAATTAGAATTGCCCTAAAATTCCTAGGTTATCCAATTTACGGAGATAAAAAATATGGTGGCAAAAAAGCTAAGCGCTTAATGCTACATTCATATTATTTAAAATTAAATGGCCTTGAAGGTGCTTTAAAATATTTAAATGGTTTAGAGTTTATCTCGCACCCTAAATGATAAAAGGAGCTACAATGAAACACATTAGTAAAGAAAAACTTTATGAAATAGTTAACTCATTAATGCTTGAACCAAGCAAAGAAGTTATTGAAGGTATCTTAGAAAAATGAGAGACAATCCAAAATGATCTTGAAGATATTAAAGCTTGAGATTTAGAAAATGTTAAGCCAATGACACATATAAATGAACAGTTACACATTGATTTTTTAAGAGAAGATGAACCAGCAAGCTTACCAAGCATTAATAAAGAACAAATCTTAGCAAACGCAACTGAAAAAGATGATTCATTTGTAATTACAACAAAGGTGGTCGATTAAAAATGAAATTAGTAAAACAAAAAGGAAACTTAGAAAAAGCACTCATTGAGCTTAAAAATGATCATAATAATGCTGTGGCTTTTGTGTATGAAAATGGTTATAGAGAAGATAGCGAAGGTATTTTAAATGGTAGCGTAATTACTATCAAAGATGTTTTTGCTACTAAAAATGCTCCAACAAGATCTTCAAGTAAAATTTTAGGAAACTTCAATCCATTTTATAATGCAACTGCAGTGCAAAAACTTTTAGATGCAGGTGCTATTGCTGCTGCTAAAGTAAATAATGACGAGCTTGCTTTAGGTGGAACTGGAACTTATAGTGCTTTTGGTCTTGTAAAAAATAAACTAGATCCAAGAAGATTTTCAGGAGGAAGCTCTTCAGGTTCAGTTGTAACTCTTACTGAAAATGTGTCAATTGCTTTAGGTAGTGATACCGGTGATAGTGTGCGTCTTCCAGCTTCATTCCAAGGGGTTGTAGGGTTTAAACCAAGCTATGGAGCAATTAGTAGATATGGAATGTTTGCTTATGCTTCTTCGCTTGATACAGTAGCTTACTTTGCTCACAATGTAAATGATATTTTTGCTGCATCTAAAGCGATGTTTGGTAAAGATAAAAAAGATATGACAAGTGTTAATGTTGAGCTTAATAAACTTCAAACAAGCAAACCTAAAAAAGTTGTAGCCCTAGATTTTAGTATCTTTTGTAATTCTTATGTGAATGAAGCTTTTGATAACTTACTCAAAAAGCTTGAAAATGAGCAAGTTGAAGTTCTTAAAATTAATCCTAATTATGACATTTTAAAAGCTATTAAAATTGTGTACCAAGTAGTAAGCTTCTCTGAAGCTTCTTCAAATTTATCAAATCTTACAGGAATTAGCTTTGGTTCAAGAGTGAATGGAAACACTTGAGAAGAAATTATGAAAAACACTCGTTCTGAGAAATTTGGAAAAATGGTGCAAGAAAGATTAACTTTAGGAAGTTATTTCTTATATAGTGAAAACCAAGAGGAAATCTTTATTAGAGCTCAAAAAGCAAGAAGAGTGATTAAAGATTATATTGACTCTCTTCAAAAGCAAGGTGATGTGGTTATTTACCCAGCTTATCGTGGAATTGCTCCATTATTTGATGAAGTGCAAGAACCAAACTTAATGGATTATATTCTTACAGGTGCTAATTTAGCGGGTATTCCTTCAATTACAATTCCGTTTGGAAGCTTTGATAATATGCCATTTAACCTTTGTTTAGAAAAACAAATTTATCAAGATAATGAGTTATTAAACTATGCTAATTACTTTGAACAGTTAATTAAAGGAGGGAACTAATGAATAATTTTGAAACAGTTATTGGGATCGAAATCCACGTTGAACTTAAAACCCAAACTAAAATGTTTTCTCCTTCAAGAATTGATTTTGAAGCGGCTCCAAATACTTGTGCAAATCAAATTGATTTAGGTTATCCAGGTACGCTTCCACTTATTAATAAACAAGCAGTTAAATACGCTGTAGCTTTAGCTAAAGCTTTAAAAATGGAAATTGATGATGAACTTCACTTTGACCGTAAGAATTATTTTTATCCAGATTTACCTAAAGGTTTCCAAATCACTCAGTATTATAGACCTATTGGTAAAAATGGTGTCTTAAGCATCGAAACTTCAAATGGACTTAAAGAAATTCAAATTGAAAGAATTCACCTTGAAGAAGATACTGCAAGACAGCACCATGATGAAAACGGAACAAAGCTCGATTATAACCGCGCTGGAATTCCACTTATTGAAATTGTGTCTTATCCAACAATTAAAAATGCAGATGAAGCTGCGGCGTATGTCGATATGATCAAAAAAACAGTGCTTGCTTTAGAAATTTCTGAAGGTAAATTAGAGCAAGGATCATTAAGAGCTGATATTAACATTTCGCTTAGACCTTTTGGAACCAAAGAATTTGGGACAAAAGTTGAAATTAAAAATATGAACTCGCTTTCAAATATTAAAAAAGCAATCGAATATGAAATTGCGCTTCAAAGAGAAAAAATTCTTACTCACCAAGAAATTCTTCAACAAACCAAGCGTTTTGATGACCAAAAAAACATCAATGTTGTTATGCGTACCAAAACAGGAACAACTGATTATAAATACTTCCCAGAGCCAAATATTCCATTTATTAAGCTGTCAAAAGAATTTATTGATTCAGTGATTTTAAAAGAGCTTCCTTTAGAGAAGAAAAATAGATATTTAGAATGCAATATCCAAAACATTTATGTTCAAAGCTTAATTGACGATATTGAGCTTTCAAAATATTTTGATTCAATTCCTTATCCAGATAAAGATAAACTTTCTAAAGTATTTTTTGCTGAAGTTGTATCCCTTGCTAATGCCAAAGGAATTCATCCAGTTGAGCTTAAAATCAAACCTGAATTTATCCAGCAGTCATTAGAATTACTTGAAGAAGGTGTTATTTCAGGTAAGTCACTTAAAAAACTTATTCCACTTTTAGCTGGCTTTGAAGGTGATGTTAACGAGCTTTTAGAAAAAGAAAATCTTAAACAAATTTCAGATCCTAAATTAATTAACAATCTTATTTCAGAAATTATTAACGGAAATGAAGAATTAATTAGCGAATATCCAAATCGTCCTGAAAAAGTTGTTAAATTTATTTTAGGTGCTATGATGAAAAAAACTGGTGGACAAATTAACCCACAACTTGCAAATGATTCAACAGTTGAATTTTTAAAAAATAAATTCAAAAAATAATTGTTATGTTTTGAAAAAGAAAAAAAACTTTAAACTATAAAGAACTTGTGAAAATCAATAAAAAACGAAAAGTTTTTAAAGATTTTCACCTTAACTTAATTTGACCAGAAAAATTTGATGCTATTGAGAAGTTTTATGAAAAAATCATTAAGTTTTTCATCAAGATAGTTTCCACTATTTTCATTAGAGTGAGAGATGAAAATGAAGGTGAGAAAAAGAAAAATGTTATCAATACCGTTTATAAAGATTTTTCATCAAGACAATATAATTTTATTTGACTTTCCACTGCTTTTTATTTGTTAATTTCATTCGTACCTGTTATTTATGTTGTATTTCTTCTAAATAACTTAACAGTGTCAATTACACCATTTATCGGTCTTTCATCAAGTAAGTTTCAAGAATCATTTGGAAGCATCATTTTAGGACGTTTTATGCCTGGATCTGTCAAATACCTTATTGGTATTCAAGACTTCCAAGAAAATAGCAATGTAGCCTCTTATGCTACTTTAATCCCTAAATTATTGCTTCTTGGTTCAGCTCTTTATATTTCTAGCGAAGGGTATGCTAAACTTATTTCTTCATGTAACTTCATTTACGATCATAAAAAAATCGGAACATTTATCGGGAATAAACTTAAAGGATTTTTCTTAGTGCTTTTTGTGTCTGTGCTTCTTTGATTTTTCTCAACTTTCCATATCTTAGTCGATGCTTTAATGGCAAAAAATATTTTTGATAAAGACTCTTCCGTGTTTTCAATTGTGAGAGAAGTGCACTTTATTATGATGTCATTTATTTTCTTTGTCATCCTATTTATAGGTCTTTTTCAATTAGCTCCTTCATTTAAACAAAAGATGAATTCAGTATATCGTGGAGCTATTATTTCTGCGCTACCAATTACGATTTTGGCTATTATTTTCTCGTCAATTAACAAACTTTTCAGTTATGATAAATTCGGTGGAGCAGTAGGATTTTTCCTTACTATCGCTTTCTTTATTAACTTATTTACTTACTTTATGTTCCTTGGAATTACATTTAATAAAGCTTATTATTCTAACTTTATTAGTGGTAGAACTATTTCTAAAAAAAGCTTCTTCTACTACTTTTAATAATTATCGAAACAGCAATGTTTCGATTTTTTATTACTTTAAAATGCCTTAGGTTCTATGTGTGTAATTAGATTGCGCAAAAACACCGAATATGCCTTATTTATAGACACATTCGGTGTTTTTATATTTATAACTTGGAAATGATTAATTATTCTTCATCTTTCTCGTTATATTCAGAGAATTCTTCTGGATTTACTTCAATAACATGTTGAAGTTGTTTTGGATCAGAAGATTCAAAAGCTCCTAATTTTTCAAGTTTTTTAACTTGTGTTTCAATTTTGAATCCGTCAACTTTATTATTCATTAAACGGAATTCTTTATCTTGAATTTTGTCAGCATTATCTTTAATTTTTTGAGCTGATTTTTGAATTGCTTCTGCACTTGCGCGCATATCATTTAAGCTCTTGTTAATAGCTTCCATATGTTTTGCAAGATATTCTCTTAAGTCTTCAAATTTGCTTAGAATTTTTACTTTTTCTTCGATTCTAGTTTCGCTGGCTTTAATTGAGTGAGTTTTTTGTGAAATATTAATTAAAAGTCCTACAACCGGAACGATTAAGTCTAAACTACAGATGTAAATGTTTTTGTAATCACGAGGGTTATTAATGTAGAAGTTCCCCTCCTTAAAATCAAGTTCAGAAACTAAAATAGCATAATCTGATTTTGATTTTTGTCTATCTTTTTCTAATTTTTTAAGGTGATCTTCATTTTTTATATTAGTTGTTGAATTTTCTTGTTTTGTTTTAGCTTCTACAGCAATTTTTGCGATAGGTTCTTTTGAATCTGCATTTTCATAAATTTCAATAGAAAAGTCTGCTGCTGTTTTTTTACCATCTTCATCAGCAACCATTTTAGCTTTTTCAATTTTAATTGTTTGTGAATATCCGAAAGAATCTCTAAGAGTTTGATAAACAGCATCTTCAAAGCTATTTCCAAGCTGTTTTGTACTTAAGTATGTTTTTTTTGTTAATAATTCCTGATTTGCATTTTCTAATTTCGCAATTGCTTTTTCTTTTTCTAAGATTTTTTCTTCATAAGTATTTTTAGTTTTCTCTAACTCTATTTGCACTTCTTTTTCGTATTTTAATTTAAGAGCTTCTTGCTCAGATTTTAATTGAGTTACTTTTTGTTTTTCGTCGGCAAGAAGGTTTAAGTATTTTTTCTCTACTTGTAATTCGGCATTTTCTTGATTTTTTTGAAGTTCTGTAATTTGAACTTTTAACGCACCTAGCTCTTTTTCTTTTTCTTTTTCTAAATTGCTAATTTTTTCTTTTTCTTTTTCAATACTTTGTAAGTATTTATCTTGGATTTGTTTTTCTTTTTCGCTTACTTTATTTTGAATTTGTAATTCTAGATTTTCTTTTGTGTTTTGGAGTTCAACTTTCAATAACTCAGCTTCAGATCTTAACTGGTTAATTGTTTGTTCATAACTTTCTTTTAAGTTTGTAGTTTTTGCACTAACTTCATTTTGATGGTTTGATTTAAGTAATTCTTCATTCTTTTTGCTATCACTTTTGATTTGTTCAATTTGTTGTTGTAACAATTCATTTCTTTTTTCAAATTGTGAAAGCAAATCTTTAACTTGCTTGAATTTAGGATTTAATTCAATTTGAGATTCTCAGTTTTGTTTCTCATTTTCAACTAATCTTTTATATTCATCATTTTTTCCTTCTTCAATTGCTTTGATTAATTCTGAATAATCAACATCAAATGCCTCTTTAATGTTAAAATAATCACCTTTTTGAGCATCTTCTTCAATTTGGAAGATTAACTCTTTACTATCAATTAATTTAATTTTTATTTCTTTTGCCATAATCACACCTCCGTATATCTAATTTAATTATATATACCTTTACTCTCAGAAGGTCAGAAATAACAGAATTTTTACAAAAAAAACTAAAAATGACTGTTGATATATCTTGTTAATTTTGATGCAAAATAGAGCTATTTTTTGAGCGCTCCAAAATATATTCAAAAACCATTATTAAATAAATATTATTACTAAGTTAACTATTATTTATTTAATAATGAGTCAAGTATATTTCACTTTAAATTTATGGAAAAAATATTGGATCAAAATTTTCTTATTAAAACCTTTGTAAAATTTTTTTACAATCGGTAAATTTTTGAATAGAAAGAAAACATGTGACATTTTGTTTGTTATTTAATAAAGAAAAACCTTGGTTAATTTTATTTTTCACAAATTAACTTTTTTGCTATAATTTAAAGGCACGTCTTGAAATATGAATAAACAAGACTAATTATTAGCTAATAAATAGAAAGGATTCAATATGGCAAGAAGAGACGTTCTTTCAGGTAAAGGACCTTTATCAGGTAACACACGTTCACATGCTATGAACGCATCAAAACGTAAATTCAATGTTAACCTTCAAAAAGTGAAAGTTACAATTGATGGTACACCTCAAACATTAAGAGTTAGTGCCAAAACATTAAAAACTCTTAAATTAAAAGGATTAATTTAATCATTGAAAAATCGCCTTGATCAAGCGATTTTTTATTTATTTTTTAGCTTAAAATAAGCAATTATTTTAAGAAATATCAAAAATCAAAAGTTGGAAAATAATTAACTTCACACCCTAAATTTAGAACTTTTTATTTTATTTTGTATATAAATTAGAAAAGTCACACGCAAATTTAATGCGTGTGACTTTTTTGTGTCCATTGTGTAAAATAATAATGCTAAATAGAAAGGACACATTTTTATTATATGAAAAAATTAATAGATTTATCTAAACAAAATATTATTTGTGTAAAAAATAATGCTGAAAACTTCCGTCACTTCATCATCAAAGAATCTGATGATGAGATAAAACGTCTTCACTCAAATGTTTCGTCTAAAAGGTTGCTTAGAGATAAACAAATATCTATACTCTTAATGTGGGAAATTATTTTGAAAGTTCTATTGTTGAATTCAGTATCAAAAGCGGCGAAATATTTTGGTTATCAATCTAGAACGGTTAAGCAAAAAATGGAAATAATGATTGAAAAAAATGACTATCATAAAAGCCTAAAAAATAAAGTTATTTGCAAAATTTGCGGATCTAAAATTTTTATAACTAAATTTCTCTCGTTCAGAAAACTATCAAATCATTTGCTTAGTTATAAAACCAAAAGGTTAATGATAGTGTCAGAATCACAAAAAAATAAGTGAAGTCACTTTAAGAAATATTGAAACGATGTAACTAAAGAATTAAGAAAAAAAGCAAGCAAAAACTCTAAAAACATTAAATGTAAAATGTCTGTTAAGTTTATGATTAACTCGTTTAAACAAACAAATCAAAATGCTTTTTGTCCTACATTTAGCACAGTTTACAAAGCTCTAAAGCAACAAAGAATAAAACTTTCTTTTGACCCGCTTTTATATTTATCAAGAGGTGGTTATACAAAAACTACATTAAAGCAAGGTAAAAGGTCATTGATACACGCTAGAGACGTAAAATATAGACCTAAAGAAGCAAATTTAAGATTAGAAAAAGGTCATTTTGAAGCTGATACAGTAGTTGGTAAAAGAGAAGATAAGTTTGTTCTTTTCACACTTTTAGATCGTAAAACTAGAGAGTTATACATTGCTTTAACAAAAAGAGATGCAAAATCAATTAACAAAGCATTAAGGATGTTAATAAGAAAATACAATCTCGAAATAAAAACCTTAACAGTAGATAACGGTAGTGAAAACACACTTCTTCATAAAGTGGTAGGTAAGAAAAAGTTATTTAAATGTAAACCTTATGCTTCGTATCAAAAAGGTTCAATTGAAAATGCTCATAGATACATTAGAAGATTTATTCCGAAGGGTAAAAGTTTCAATTCACTCACACAAGAATACGTGTTTTGAATCAAAGAACAAATCGATGAATACAAAAGAATATTAGCAATAGAAAATTAAAATTAATATCAATAAATGCTAAGTTCAAGAATGATGACCTAAACCAAATTTATGTGAAGAAAAACTATTTTTTGTGTAAATATCAGTTTAAATAAGAATAGTCTTGTAATGACAGTCTTTTGTTACAAATACATTAATTGCGTTGGCACGCGGCCTTCTCTTCTTTTCTTTCGGAGAAAAGAAGCAAAAGAACTTCAAAATTCAAATTAATAGCAATAAAAGAAAGCTTGGTATTTAAGCGCTAAACTAGATTTTTGTGGTTGAAGCCCATTTGATGTGTAATGTCAGTTTATCGCTGTATTGTTCTATGTCTATCTTTTGTTACAGATTCAAAGATTGCGCTGCCGCACAGGCCTTCTTTTCTTTCGGAGAAAAGAAGCAAAAGAACTTCAAAATTTATAAGAAAACAAGCCACAAGGGCTTGCAATTTTGATTTTACCTTTGTCAGTATTTATTCATTTTTAGCTCTAATTTTTTTATAATTTAAACATTAAAAAAGCATTGTTATTTTTTTGACACTTAACTTGCGCGTCACTTTTCCAATTTTTAATTTTATTTTGTATTATAATTAATACCGGGGTGAAAATACCCCCGTTTATCGTATTTTAAAGTTAAAAATTTGATATTTCTCAACTTACATAAAAGTAAATTCTTTTATGTTCTCTCACTCAAATATTTTTTATTCGTTGATTGTTTAAAATGTTATTAAACAAAGGCTTAAAATACTGTTAAAAACATTCTTGAATTTTGTATTTTTACAGGCTGTAATATTGGTATTCCCCTTTTTTATTTTTTTATTCCCTTTCTTTCCCTCCAGTCTTCCTGCTTGTGTATTTCAGGATTTTAGCCTAGTCTTTTATTTATTTTGTAAACGCGAAAATATCCTAAATTTTTAATTTTTTATTTTTTACTTATTTCTTATATTTTTTTATCTAACGAGGACATCGATAATTTG
This genomic window from Mycoplasmopsis gallinacea contains:
- a CDS encoding pseudouridine synthase family protein produces the protein MQLEKITATKNDQGRSLYKLLSKYFDNVPKSKLEQLFRKKDIKVNGRRNLPKDYVVQEGDQIWVYGISDVSKEEEIIKVNHNFTILHEDANILVIDKKEGISIHDGDNCLDNQVLSYLKYKKTDSFKPSHIGRLDKETSGIIVYGKTYEAVVQFNNATNNFTKKYLFISDFNYDKKEVVLYQYIDKETQKLKFSTKERKNSKMAHTILTYDGKRKEAEILTGRKHQIRIALKFLGYPIYGDKKYGGKKAKRLMLHSYYLKLNGLEGALKYLNGLEFISHPKW
- the scpB gene encoding SMC-Scp complex subunit ScpB, coding for MKNKILEALLYIQGDEGLTLEQVKEIFNLNTLSEAKKVLVDFHKDFNEQDRGLKVVAFNEVYKLATRETVKDFVSKMVNVTKKQRLSNAAIEVAGIVAYKQPITRGQIAKIRGAASDQVVNTLLVKGVIEEVGVSPTQGNPVLYGVTPKFYDHFKLTNMTDLPKMRDFNYVDGVENEDQDFNLFTSQRQD
- a CDS encoding segregation/condensation protein A translates to MNNTENTLQFEKLEEYKFKIGKFDGPLDLLLSLVKDKKINIMDVDIAEIATQYLQIIKHLQDSEINLAGDYLLMAATLIQLKAKMILEEPEEVAEVEEEKQNLIQQLIEYQQFKEIKEALKTFQDARQDIFIKKPSNIDEFVVDSNDARLDGKSNIVKLVSTLRKMFERVYAQKLRMTKLETFKLTPADQFDFIMNLLKQKETLSFEEVFTLPSLNHFVVTLIAVLDLSRRQKLIIEQEEQFGEIVIKRGPEYEK
- a CDS encoding YihY/virulence factor BrkB family protein; translation: MFWKRKKTLNYKELVKINKKRKVFKDFHLNLIWPEKFDAIEKFYEKIIKFFIKIVSTIFIRVRDENEGEKKKNVINTVYKDFSSRQYNFIWLSTAFYLLISFVPVIYVVFLLNNLTVSITPFIGLSSSKFQESFGSIILGRFMPGSVKYLIGIQDFQENSNVASYATLIPKLLLLGSALYISSEGYAKLISSCNFIYDHKKIGTFIGNKLKGFFLVLFVSVLLWFFSTFHILVDALMAKNIFDKDSSVFSIVREVHFIMMSFIFFVILFIGLFQLAPSFKQKMNSVYRGAIISALPITILAIIFSSINKLFSYDKFGGAVGFFLTIAFFINLFTYFMFLGITFNKAYYSNFISGRTISKKSFFYYF
- a CDS encoding Asp-tRNA(Asn)/Glu-tRNA(Gln) amidotransferase subunit GatC, whose product is MKHISKEKLYEIVNSLMLEPSKEVIEGILEKWETIQNDLEDIKAWDLENVKPMTHINEQLHIDFLREDEPASLPSINKEQILANATEKDDSFVITTKVVD
- a CDS encoding amidase family protein, giving the protein MKLVKQKGNLEKALIELKNDHNNAVAFVYENGYREDSEGILNGSVITIKDVFATKNAPTRSSSKILGNFNPFYNATAVQKLLDAGAIAAAKVNNDELALGGTGTYSAFGLVKNKLDPRRFSGGSSSGSVVTLTENVSIALGSDTGDSVRLPASFQGVVGFKPSYGAISRYGMFAYASSLDTVAYFAHNVNDIFAASKAMFGKDKKDMTSVNVELNKLQTSKPKKVVALDFSIFCNSYVNEAFDNLLKKLENEQVEVLKINPNYDILKAIKIVYQVVSFSEASSNLSNLTGISFGSRVNGNTWEEIMKNTRSEKFGKMVQERLTLGSYFLYSENQEEIFIRAQKARRVIKDYIDSLQKQGDVVIYPAYRGIAPLFDEVQEPNLMDYILTGANLAGIPSITIPFGSFDNMPFNLCLEKQIYQDNELLNYANYFEQLIKGGN
- a CDS encoding lysophospholipid acyltransferase family protein, which codes for MKLTIKPIFKKILFVFPWLNRLRRIFSLSRKYRKTPENVPAQLRNDFLSKLSRKILDIYNVDLEVFGADNLPSSGNVMLVPNHKSNADSLAIMAALWKVQDDPNKERKVPTFLAKKELLDWRILRNALSLNDAFAIDRSNFRESLEVLKEFSAFVKENKTYGVIFPEGTRVKGKELGKFNSGAFKVAKNDYYTIVPVAINGSETVFNKGRKGRLKVVVSFLNPLKPIAYMTQDPKAVAERVRKLIQEEIDKNE
- a CDS encoding holo-ACP synthase, producing MKNIGVDLTKISRFANKDINFAKRILSISELAIYKKVPKERKPLFLARSWAIKEAIFKANNDYAKFTEIDLSKEDKKWVFKNFSISISHDDDFIVAFVVEND
- the gatB gene encoding Asp-tRNA(Asn)/Glu-tRNA(Gln) amidotransferase subunit GatB, giving the protein MNNFETVIGIEIHVELKTQTKMFSPSRIDFEAAPNTCANQIDLGYPGTLPLINKQAVKYAVALAKALKMEIDDELHFDRKNYFYPDLPKGFQITQYYRPIGKNGVLSIETSNGLKEIQIERIHLEEDTARQHHDENGTKLDYNRAGIPLIEIVSYPTIKNADEAAAYVDMIKKTVLALEISEGKLEQGSLRADINISLRPFGTKEFGTKVEIKNMNSLSNIKKAIEYEIALQREKILTHQEILQQTKRFDDQKNINVVMRTKTGTTDYKYFPEPNIPFIKLSKEFIDSVILKELPLEKKNRYLECNIQNIYVQSLIDDIELSKYFDSIPYPDKDKLSKVFFAEVVSLANAKGIHPVELKIKPEFIQQSLELLEEGVISGKSLKKLIPLLAGFEGDVNELLEKENLKQISDPKLINNLISEIINGNEELISEYPNRPEKVVKFILGAMMKKTGGQINPQLANDSTVEFLKNKFKK